CTGTCGCTCATGTCATTGAATTTAAGGAAGTTAACGATCTTTACTTTTCCTTTTTTAGCAAGCTGTGCTACTTCTTCTCCTGGTTGAGCAAGTATTCCTTTTTTATCATTGATATTATATAATACGGCGTCATCAGGCCCTGTTCCAGAAGATGTTTTTGTTAGTTTTGGGAATCCAACATCAACTTTGACTACATCTCTTCTTTGGTTTATTCGGCTTCTTATTTCGTCGGCATCTTCTCTTCGAACAGGAATTAAAACGGTATATAATTTACCTTCTGGTGTGGTGGCAGCATTAAGCCATGAGTTATATTTTCTCAATTCGCTAATGTCAACTGTTAGTTCTGCAGCGATTTCGGCTAGAGACTTAGATTCGGTTGGGTATTCAATAAATATCCTTGGGGAACTTTTTAATCTATTTAATCGATGCTCAAAAGCAATCCTGTGTGCGAGTGCTTTGATCAAGTATGGCGGTGTCTTTTTGGTAAAGTTTACTTCGCTTGCGTAAGACCATTCTTCTGGGATTTCGCTTGCAGCACCTGTAGGCCCTTGATTGTATGAGTAAATAGAACTAATCCAGTTTTTGAAAATAAGGTTATTTCGTTTGAAATAAAGTGCTGCTGCTCTTGTAGAAGCTACAATATATTTTCTTTCGTCGATATCGTTATTAATAACAAGACCAAGCTCTTCGCCCGTAGCTTTCTTGAATTGCCAAAAACCTACCGCACTAGAAGTTGATAAAGCTTCAGGAATGAGTGAGCTTTCCATTACAGCGATATATTTGAGGTCATCTGGGACGTCTTCTTCTTCCAATATTCTTTCTATAATTGGGAAATACCATTGCATACGCTCCAGCTTGGCATCCAAAAAAGAATTTGGAGGAGTTAATAGTCCATTTACTGTTTCGTCAACAATTTTTCTAGTTTCTTCATCGAGGTTAATTACAACATTAGAAAACTCAATTTTTTTAGGGGTTTCAGGAATGCTAATTTGAACTTGACTATTCGCACTAATAGCCAAACACGTAAATAGAAGGATTGCGTATTTTTTCATTTTCTTAAAGTTTTCTAGAGACGAATAGTCCATCTCTTATTGGAAGTAGCACTTTTTGTGTTCTAGGGTCGTTTTTTAGCTTTAAATTATACTTTCTTAAAAACTCAGTTGTTTTATCTTTTGCATTGTCATTCACGATCTTTCCGCTCCATAAAACATTGTCGCTAAGGATGATACCTCCTTTTGCAACTTTGTCAAAAACAGCATCGTAATAACGCTCATAATTGAGTTTGTCGGCATCAATAAATACAATATCAAATGTCTCATCAAGACTTTCAATTACTTCGAGTGCCTTCCCTATTTTCAAGTGTATTTTGCTTTCTAGGCCTGCATTTGCAATGTTGGTCAAAATAGTAGATTCCAACTCTTCGTCCACTTCTATGGTGATCAACTTACCATCGGGTTGTAGACCTTCGGCCAAACAAATTGCTGAGTAACCTGTGTACGTACCTATTTCTAGAATACATTTAGGGTTAATCAAATTAGCTATTAAAGAAAGCACTCTACCTTGAAAATGTCCAGAAAGCATTCGAGGCTTCATCACTTTTGCATGGGTCTCTCTGTTTATTTCCTGTAAAATTACAGGTTCTAATTCAGAAATTTCCTCGCAATAAGCTTCTATAGCTTCTCGCACTATTTCCATAGGATATTAATGTTACCACAAAATAAGTTTCATTTATTATTAATTCCAAATATTCAGTAATAATAAAAAATTCAGAAATAAATGAAAATTGTTCCACAAAAGAAAGGAGAACGATTTGTTCTCCTTCTTTTTTTATTATTTAAGTTTTCTTTTGATCTCTTGAATTTCGAAAGATTCAATAATGTCACCAACTTCTAAGTCGTTAAATTTATTGATTTTCAATCCACACTCGTATCCAGCTTTCACTTCAGAGACATCGTCTTTGAAACGCTTCAACTGGTCTATCGTACTTTCGGCAAGAACGATTCCATCACGAATGATACGAACCTTATTGCTTCTCTTAACAAAGCCATCAAGTACATAACAACCTGCAATTGTACCAACCTTACTAATCTTGAATATCTCACGGATTTCAATGTTACCAGTGATTACTTCCTGCTCTGTAGGAGCTAGAAGGCCTTCCATTGCATCTTTCAGTTCGTTGATTGCATCGTAGATAATTGAATATAGTCTAATTTCAATTTCTTCGTTGTCAGCAATTTTACGAGCATTGTTAGATGGTCGAACTTGGAAACCAAGTACAATTGCATCAGCAGCAGAAGCTAATAATACATCGGACTCAGATATTTGTCCAACACCTTTGTGAATGATCTTGATTTGAACTTCTTCTGTGGATAGTTTTTGAAGCGAATCAGAAAGTGCTTCAACCGATCCATCCACGTCACCTTTTACAATAACATTAAGCTCTTTGAAACTACCAATCGCTTTTCTACGTCCAATCTCATCAAGTGTAATGTGACGTTTAGCTCTGATACTTTGCTCTCTTATAATCTGTTCACGCTTATTGGCAATTTCTCTTGCTTCACGATCAGTTTCCATCACGTTGAAAATGTCACCTGCTTGCGGAGCACCAGGTAAACCTAGTAACTGTACTGGTGTAGATGGGCCAGCGACTTTGATTCTATCGCCGACATCATTTATCATCGCTCTAACTCGTCCAAAGTACTGACCAGCAAGAATAATATCTCCCACTTTTAGATTTCCTTTTTGAACTAATACAGTGGATACATAACCTCTACCTTTATCAAGTGCAGCTTCAATTACGGTACCAATAGCTCTTCTATCTGGATTAGCTTTCAGCTCAAGTAATTCAGCTTCTAATAATACTTTATCTAGTAAGTCATCAATACCTGCACCGGTTTTTGCAGAAACTTCTTGTTCCTGGAATTTACCTCCCCAGCTTTCTACCAATATATTCATCTGAGATAAATCTTGACGAATCTTATCAGCGTTTGCACCTGGCTTATCGATTTTGTTAAGTGCAAATACAATAGGAACCCCAGCATTTTGAGCGTGGTTGATTGCCTCTTTAGTTTGTGGCATCACGCTGTCATCAGCAGAAATTACAATAATTGCAATGTCGGTTACTTTAGCACCACGAGCACGCATGGCTGTAAATGCTTCGTGACCAGGAGTATCTAAGAAAGTCAATGCTTTCCCTTTATTATCTCCTTCTTGTATATCAACACTATAAGCTCCTATGTGCTGGGTGATTCCCCCTGCTTCACCTGAAGCTACTTTTGTAGTTCTAATGTAATCGAGTAAAGATGTTTTACCATGATCCACGTGACCCATTATGGTTACGATTGGAGCTCTTGGTTTTAGATCTTCTTCTGCATCAATTATCTCTAGTGCATCAACTTGAACTTCTTCTTCAGCAGAAATAAACTCAATGTCAAAGTTGTATTCCAAAGCGATCAACTGAATTGCTTCAGCATCCAATCTCTGGTTGATAGATACAAACATGCCCATTGACATACATGTACCAATTACGTCATTGACAGATACATCCATCAAAGAAGCAAGTTCCGAAGCAGAAATAAACTCAGTAACTTTTAATACTGTTGCTGCTTCTTGTTCGATTTGTTCATCTAGCTCAGCTTGTTCAGCTCTAGACTTACGCTTGTCTCTTCTATGTTTGGCTCCAAAATCAGTTCCTTTGGATTGCATTCTAGCCATTGTTTGCTTAATGCTATCCTTAACATCTGTTTGGGTTACATCTTTTCTGCCTCTTCTGCCACCTTTATTATCAGGTTTTTTGTCATCAGATGTTGTTGGTGTAGGAGTGCCAGTTTTGGCTTCCTTGTTTTTGAAATATTTCTGATCAGTAATATCAGTAAGTTTTTCTAAACGACTTACTCTCTTACGTTTACGTTTCTTTTTGTCGTCGCTAGACTTTTTGTCAGCTGGAAGTTCGATTTTGCCTAAAACAGTAAGTCCTGCAAGTTTTTCACCTTTAGCCTTAATTATTTCATTTTTCGGTGGTTCTACTACTTTCGCAGCTTCCACTGGCTTAGCTACTTCTGCTGGTTTTTCTGCGTCAACTGGTTTCGCAGCCTCTACTGGCTTTTCTACCTCAACAGGTTTAGCTACTTCCACCGGTTTTGCAACAGGTTCTTCTTTCGCTTTTACCGGCTCCACCTTTGGTGGTACTGTCGCAGCTGGCTTTGGAGGAGGCGTTTTGCTTGGCTTTTTATCCAAGTCTATTTTACCTATTACTTTAGTACCTGCAAGTTTAGCTTCAATTTTCACCTTTTCAATTTCAGGCTTTGGAGCTTCTTTTGGCTCTTCAGCTTTAGCTTCTACAGGAGGTGCAACTTCAGCAACCTTTGGCACTTCAATAGGCTCGGGTTCTGGAATTGGTTCTGGATTAGGCTCTGGTTTTGGTTCAGGTGTTGGCTCTGGTTTTGGAGCTTCAACTGGCTCTGGAATAGGTTCCGGTTTTGAAGCTTCAACTTTTTCTGCTACCGGCTCGCTTTTTGGTTCAGCGGGAGCGGGAGTTTCTCTGAAATAAAGTATTTCGTCAGAGTCACTAGTTTCCTTGGCTTCGCTAGCTGCTTGAGCGGATTTTTTTACTTCCGCGTCACCAGTTAATACGTCAGTGTCATACTCTTTTTCAAGAATCTGCAACTGATCGGATGATAGTTTGGCATTCGGATTTCGGTCAATGCTTATGCCTTGCGTGCTTAAGGTATCCCTCACGGTTTCCAAACTCACATTTAGCTTTCTCGCAACGAGGCTCAATCTCATCATTTTCTCTTCTGCCATATAATTGGGCTAGTTCCTCTAATTTAATTATCAAATACTTATTCAAATTCTCTGTTAAGTACTTCTAGTACTTCAGCAACAGATTCTTCTTCCAATTCAGTTCTACGAACCAAATCTTCTTTTGATACCGCAAGTACAGACTTGGCAGTATCTAAACCAATTTTTCTAAATTCAACCAAAATCCACTCTTCGATTTCATCAGTGAATTCCATCAAATCAACATCCTCCTCAATAAAGTCTTGCTCTACATCACGGAAGACGTCTAGTTCCATACCTACTAATCTAGAAGCAAGTTTAATGTTCAATCCTCCTTTACCAATTGCCAAGCTTACTTGATCAGGTTTTAGGAAAACTGAAGCCCTTTCTCCAGACTCGTCGATTTGAACTGTTGTTATTTTAGCAGGGCTCAATGCACGAGAAACCAATAAATGCATATTTTCGGTGTATTGAATCACGTCAATATTTTCATTTTCTAGCTCTCTTACAATAGAATGAATTCTGCTTCCTTTCATTCCAACACATGCACCTACAGGATCTATTCTATCATCGAAAGATTCTACAGCTACTTTTGCTCTTTCACCTGGCTCACGAACAATCTTTTTAACGGCAATTATACCATCAATAATTTCTGGAATTTCTTGTTCAAAAAGTCTCTCCAAAAATACAGGAGATGTTCTAGACAAAATAACCCTTGGGTTTCCATTGTTCATTTCAGCCTTGTGAATGACTGCACGTATGTTATTTCCTTTTCTAAATCTATCTTTAGGAATTTGCTCGAATTTAGGTAAAACCAATTCGTTTCCATCTTGATCAACACAAATTACCTCTCTGCTTAGGATTTGGTATACTTCTACCGATACTAATTCCCCAACTTGATCTTTATATTGATCATAAAGCATTTCCTTTTCCAAATCTTTAACCTTTTGGATTAAGGTTTGCCTTGCTGTTTGAACGATTCTTCGGCCAAAGTGCTCAAGTTTGATTTCTTCAGCAACTTCTTCTCCAATTTCAAAATCAGGCTCGATTTTCTTAGCATCAGCAAGTGGGATTTTATCTGTATCCCAGATATCTTCTGAATTGTCGTCAACAATCAATCGTGTTCTCCATATCTCAAGGTCACCACTCTCTGGATTGAGAATGATGTCAAAGTTGTGGTCATCTTCGTATTTTTTACGAATCATTGTACGGAAGACGTCTTCCAGTATTGCAATCATCGTAGGACGATCAATGTTTTTTTCGCGAGCGAAATCAGAAAACGAAGCAATTAAATCTCCACTGTGCATAAAAAATATTTTTTAACTATTTAAATGAAACCTGAACATAGGCTTCCTTTATTTCATCCAATCTGATTTTAATAGGCTCAGGAGCCGTTTTTTCTTTTTTCTTCTTTTTGGGCTTTAGCTCGAATTCATTTTCTGCCGAACTTAATAAAACACCCATTATTTCTTTTTCGTCATTAAAAATCACCTTGAGCTCTTTTCCTATTACTCTTTTCAGTTGCCTGTCGGTAGTAATAGGGAAGTCCACACCCGGAGAAGAAACCTCTAACGTGAATGCTTCTTCAATCTTCTCTTCAAGGATATTTCCAAGCTCTCTACTTACCGTGGCACAATCGTCTACAAGTAAGCCCTCATCGCTATCCATCAAAATGGTAATCTTTTTTCTAATCTTAGAAGGACTCACCTTCACATCGACGATAAAAAACTTAGGGTCTGTGACAATCTCCGCAAGTATTTCTAAAATTTCTTCTTTGGTGATCATTGCCTAAGCTTCTAAAAAAAACATTATATATTAAAAAAGGAGGACCTCGACCCTCCTTAGAACTCCAAATCCTCCGCAAAATTAGCTTTTTATTTTATTTCCTACAATATTTGATACTAAAATTGTAGACTCGTCGTACAGTCGTTGCATCATATTATTTTAGCCATTAGCTTTGCGGACTAGACTTTGAAAAATCTGATCAAATTTTTTAGGAAATTCTTTTTTCTTATCAACTTTATAGTTGCTCTGTATTCACTGTTAGTGTTTCAATTGAGTTATTCAGCGGATATTAAGCACTGGCTTGCGGGATTTCTGATGCTAAGTGTTCCTGTAGCCTTAGTTTTAAATTTCTGTTTTGTAGTTTTTTACCTAGCCTCTAGGTCTTGGAAATTCTTACTTTCACTGCTTATTTTAGTTATTTCTTACCCATTATTACAGCGAACTTTTAAATATAGCCAAAATGTTTCGAGTAATTCTAAGGCCAACTTTTCGGTTTTGAGTTACAATGTAATGTACTTAGATCATGGTTCCTACAAGTCGAAGAAGAATAGAAAGAATGCAATTAGCCTAAGTAATAGTGCAGATAGCATCAATGCTGATATTAAATGTTTTCAAGAGTTGTATTCAGATGCCAGGATTAGAGATTTTGATATGATTAAAAGGCTGAAGGTTAAGAATCGACACACTGCCTTTATGCAAAAAAAGATTTTCGATAAGAATTATAAAGGATCCGTTGGCTTGGCGATTTTTAGTAAATATCCGATAATTGCCACAGAAGAAATTTTGTGGCTGCCCAATAATAATGGAGTACTACGTGCAGACATTGTAATTCGTAAGGATACTATTAGGGTCTTTAATGTTCAACTTAAATCCATGGGAATCAGGGTTAAGAAAGTTATTGATGCGAGTGAAAGTGAAAGGGCTAAGCAAACTAAAAACGTATTGCTACTTCTCAAAAAAGGCTTTGAAGATCGAAGTAGCCAAGTAAACAAAATTGAAGAACTAGTTTCTAAGAGTCCATATCCAGTTATTTTATGTGGTGATTTTAACGAGTTGCCTTATGGCTATGCATACGGTAGAATGAGAAAGCAACTTTCTAACTCGTTTGAGAGTGCGGGTAGAGGTTTTGGGTTTACGTATAATCGTATACTAAGTTTTCTACGAATTGATAACCAGTTCTATAGTGAGAAAGACATCAAAGTGAATTCCTTCTATACATTTAAAGAAATACCTTGGTCAGACCACTTTCCTATTAAGGGGGAATATGAGTTTATTCAATAAATTAGGTCAAAATCCTATTTTCTTACTCTTTTTTCGGTTTCCGTTTTTTACAAATTCATCTAATTCATCAAGCTCTAATTCGAAACTTCCACTTAGAATTGGGAATCTACAATAACTACGAGGGTCTAAATTGTGACCATCAACATGAAAGCTGGGAGCATAGCGTTCTCTTTTCCATTGATTTCTACTCCAAAGCTTGAAGAATCTTTTTACCCATGAGTAAATATCTTCTCGAGAGTATCTTTGATCAAATTTGACAAGCATATACTTGAAGGTTTCGACGGGTGATTTCTTTTGCTTTATCGCTGTTAGTTCTATTTCGTTTAGAATCTCATATGGCATTAAGTCTTTTTCATCAGTTTGATTTTGATCTTGAGGTCTTAATTCGGCTGTTGGTGAAAGTTTATTAACATATTGGAGTCCTTCAATTTTTATATGTTTTCCACTCACGTTACAGCCTGTTTTCTCAAGCCATATCAACCATGACCTTAACCAATGTTTATCAATTCCGGCTATTGGGCTTATACTACCAGCTGTGTCGCCATCCATGGTGCAATAGCCAACAGCTACTTCTGACCTATTGGAGGTTGCTAAAAGTAAATGGCCTGTAAGGTTGGTAAGTAGCCATATTCCAGGAGCTCTTACTCTAGCTTGAATGTTCTGTAAGGCGATGTCATTTTCTTCCCAAGTTAATTTTTTGTCAATTTGGGACTCTATTAAGCTAGTGTATTGCTCAACAATTCCATTGATAGATACATCATAGAATGTAGCACCTATAGACTCTGCAAGCTTTTTTGCAGCTGTATTAGTTGCATCGCCGCTGTTTTTGGTGCTTTGATACATTGTATGTATGATTTGGTGCCCAATCTCCTCTTTTGATTTAAGGTTTTGAATCTTTTTAATGTGTCCAAGCTTTTCTTTAAATCCATCTAATCCAATACTTTCTTCTGCAAGTTTTATCATCAATCCTACTAAAGCTGTACATGCACTGCTATCAGCTCCCCCAGATAGTGAAATAGTGAAGCCTTGAGAATAGGATTTTCTTAGGTAGTCAAAAAGTGCCAAGGATATTGCTCTCGCAAATTCTTCTTCTTTTAAAAAACCACCTATTTCAAAGGGCTCTAGTTCTGCAACAGAATAATCTGGTTTTAGGCCTTCAGGGAAATTAAAATCAAATTTCACAATTGATTTGCCGTCTATAGGAGATTTTATTTTTGCTTGTGCAATAGTTGCAATATCTAAATCAACAGTAGCGGTTGTAAGTGTAAAGCTCTTATAACTGAATCTATGACTTGATGCTAGCAAATTACCACCACTGGCTATCATTGCATCTCCATCAAAAATTAACCGCCCAGACTCATTTCCGAGCAAGTTGGTATAAACATAGGTGCAGCAATATGACCTCGAAGAGTCTTCTACAATTTTTTCTCTTGTTTGAAATTTATGGAATTCAAAGGGAGAGGCACTGGGGTTTAAGATAATATCTACTCCTTTATCAAATTGTCTTATGGCCGGCCTATTAGGAACCCACGCGTCCTCACAAATCTCCACACCTAAGTGAATATCTCCTATTTGGTAAGTTATATCGCCAATAGGGCATTTGAAACCTTCGATTATAGTTTCGTTTTGAATCCCTGCTGGCCACCTATGAAACCATCGGTCTTCGTAGAAAACGCCGTAATTGGGTAAATGCTGCTTGCAAGTGAAACCCAATATGTTTCTATCAGCAATGATGCAGGCTGTGTTATAAATTTTATTTTGAAAAGATAGGGGTAGGCCAATACACACGACCATATCTTTTGTATGATTTTTAATTTCTTGGAGTATTTCTAGGGCTAGTTCACATACATATGGCGAATAAAAAGAATCTTCACAGCCATAACTAGTAATACAAAGCTCAGGAAGGCAAAGGATAGAAACGCCTTTGGCTCTTGCATCTTCAATGCACTGAAGGATATTCGCTTTATTGTTTTTCCAATCTAAGGGTGTTTGGTTGAGTGCTCCAGAAGCTACTTTTACTATTCTCATTTGATATATTGTTGCGTACCTAAGGGTACAAATATAATCTTATATGGATGAGAATGTTTTTTTGTACCGTATTTACGAGGGTGAAATAGAGAAGTTTTATTAGGAAAATACAATTTTTAAGACCTTCAAGTTGTGACCGATGTGCAAATTTTTGCAAGAAAATGCAATTGACATAGATCAAGGCGTAGCCACTCAATAAATTTATGACCCCTATTGTGTAAACTTATCTAAAGGTTACAGGTAGATATTAAATATTTGATTATAAGGAAGATATGTTATTGTAGATGAATTGATTTAGATCAATTCGCCTGATACCATGAGTGCTCAAGTTCCATAATTATGTCATACATTTGCAGAACAAAAAAATAGAATTTTAAAGTTTTTCAAATCGCACCACAATGACCACAAAACTTACCACAGTGATTCCATTAAATTCTTTAAAAATGGAAAAGAAAATTAAACCTATTTACAGTACTAATAGTACGCTACCTGGATTTCATCATCTTCAAGAATTTCACGGAACACAAGTATGGTTTGTTTTTGATAACAAAGCACCTCGCGATATCTTCATTGAATTATAATACAAAGCACTTATTCTGCTGATTGCCAAATATTGAGTGAAAATGGTAATTATTTATTGATTGCAATACTATTGAGAAAGAAAATTAAAGCGGCATTTTTTACTGAAATGCTATTGAGTTAAAAAAGGCTATTGAAGCCTAAAATTATAAGGAGTATTGAACTCCACCGGGAATAATTAAAGTGAAAGATTAAACCGGAACCCTATAAAAAGAAACAAGGGTCGAGAAACTCGCCCTTATTTACTGATTGCTATTGAGTGAAAGCCTTTATAATTTCTTCTTTGAGCGACCTTTAATCTAAAGGTCAGGGAGAAATTCACGACCAAATGCTCTCACATAAGATTTTTGTAGTTCAGATTCTATCGGAATACTTCATGATTCAAGCGTGAGAGCCTTGGTGTGAATATTACGATGTCCCACTAGTTTATGTATCAATTTCATGCCATAAGTTATACGCATGAATTAGAGAAGTGTTGATTTAAGAGCTCAATCGGCCTTTTTTGTCCAAAAAGACATTTCAATGCTACCATTGAATCAGAATGTCACCTTTCAATAATTTCTATATTTTTTTTCGATCGAGTAGAAATGAATTTCTTCTCTAGGCTTGATGTATCCGCTCGATAACTTTTTTATCAATAAGCCTACTTAGGATTGAAAATTGGTAATCAGTTATGCTTTTTTACACTTGGTTCTATCTATTTTTAACTTTTGGGCAACCTTTACAGTTAATATTGAGTCCTTACAGAATAAAAATCCAAAGCAATACAGCTTTTTAGGTCGATGCTACGTAATTTTAAGACTCTTTGTTCTCGATAAACACTAAACTATGTTAAATAAAATAAGCTTTTTCGTAGCTTTTCTATGCTCTCTTGCTGCCTATTCTCAAAGAGAAATTACAGGAAATGTAAAATCTACTGAGGATGACTACGGTTTACCTGGAGCTACAGTACAAGTAAAAGGTACATCTCAAGGTACACAGACAGATGGCTCGGGTAATTACAAAATTCAAGCTTCACAAAAAGACGTTCTGGTATTTTCATTTATTGGAATGCTTCCTCAAGAGATAGCGGTTAATAATCAATCTGTCATTAATGTTGTGCTTGAACAGAACGCTGAACAATTAGATGAAATAGTTGTCCTTTCTGCTTTGGGTTTGGAACGAAAAAAAGACGAAGACTTGAGTTCGTCTACCATTATTGATACCAAAGCAATGAAACGCTCCGGGGAATCTGGAGTTATTCAGGCACTTTCGGGTAAAACTTCGGGACTTACAATTGTGAGAAACTCTGGAGACCCTGGAGCAGGAGCATTCATTCAAATAAGGGGGCAAAACACGATTTATGGAGAATCTTCGCCACTTATCATATTGGATGGGGTTCCTATTTCTAACTCAAGCCTTGGTGGTGGAATAGATGGTGTTGTTCAACAATCACGACTTAATGATATCAACCCAGAAGATATTGCAAATATTACAGTTCTTAAAGGTGCGGCAGCTGCGGCAGTTTGGGGTACAGGTGCAGCGAATGGTGTAATTATTATTCAGACAAAACGAGGAACTGGTGATAAGAAATTTAGTGTGGAATACACTAATATGACTAGCTGGGATGTGGTAAATCGTGAATTTGAAAAGCAAGATAAGTTTGGCCAAGGTAGTCCGCTTTTGTGGGATACAGGCCGTGCTAGAGATGCTTATGTATATCAATGGAATCCTACGATTAGAGAATCATGGGGTGATAGAATTGCTGATAGGGTAGGAGGAGAAGATGAAGTAAGAGAAGGGAATAAGCGTTTTGTAAGTGAAACTGGAGAGGTTTACTATCCTATTTTGACAAAAAGGTCAACAGAGACTTTTGGACAGCAGAATAGAGATCAGGTTTTTCAAACTGGGTTTACATGGAACAAAGCTGTGAACCTTAGCTTTAATCATGCATCGGGTTCTACATTTTTTAGTTTAGCCAATTGGGATCAACAAGGGATTTTAAAAGCGAATTCAAATTATAATAGAACTACAGCTCGCTTAAATAATGAGTCTCAGCTTTTGCCAAACCTTAAGCTGAAAATGAATACTACCTTTTCTAATATAAAATCTGATAGGATTCAACAAGGGTCAAACCTTAATGGATTTTACCTTGGATACCTTCGTACGCCTGCTGATTTTAACAATACAGACTATATAGGAACATACTATGATAATAATGGCGTAGCAACGCAAAATTCACATCGTTCTTTTATAGGTAATCAAAACGACCTTGGGTATTTGGGAGAAGGTGCTCCTTTTTATTCCAACCCGGGCTGGACGATAAATCAGCAAGAAAACCCGAATGAACTTCAGCGTTTTATTTTTAATCCGGAGGTGAACTGGAACATTGCTAAAGGAATAACCTTTACAGGAAGGTACGGTTATGACTACTATAATGAAACTAGAGAATCTTGGTTTCCTGTCAACTCGGCTGGTGATGTATTTCAGGGTTCATTTGGTAGAAGTACTATTACTGAGCGAAATTCTTCAATAAACGGATTTTTGTCAGGAACACACTTAATTAATACAGACCTTAATTTAAGTTGGATTGGAGGTATACAGCTCATCGATGTTTTCTTCGAAAGTCAAGGCGGAAGCTCTATAAACTTCACAAATCCTTTTGTGGGGGATTTGAGAACATTTGGGAATGCTGATGCCGCAAACGAAACTCCGTCGTTGACAAGATTCAGAAATAGAAAAGCGGGTTCTTACGCAGTTCTGAATGGTGAATTTAAAAAGCAATTTTTCTTGGAACTTACCGGTCGTTATGAATTGCCTTCTACAGTCGAAAGCCCTGTGTTTTATCCAAGTGCATCGCTAGGTTGGGTCTTTTCAGATTATTTAAAGAACGACATTTTTACATTTGGGAAACTTAGGTTTTCATATGGTGAAGTAGGTATTGAGCCCAATAACTATGTGAATCAAACAGTTTATGGAGCTTTTGATAGAGGTTCATCATGGGGTGAAACCTTGAGTGCAGGTGTATATGGAAACCCTTTCGGACGAAGTCCTTCATCGGGAAACCCTAACTTAACC
This portion of the Spirosomataceae bacterium TFI 002 genome encodes:
- a CDS encoding ribosome maturation factor RimP; amino-acid sequence: MITKEEILEILAEIVTDPKFFIVDVKVSPSKIRKKITILMDSDEGLLVDDCATVSRELGNILEEKIEEAFTLEVSSPGVDFPITTDRQLKRVIGKELKVIFNDEKEIMGVLLSSAENEFELKPKKKKKEKTAPEPIKIRLDEIKEAYVQVSFK
- a CDS encoding Metal-dependent hydrolase, endonuclease/exonuclease/phosphatase family (manually curated) — translated: MKNLIKFFRKFFFLINFIVALYSLLVFQLSYSADIKHWLAGFLMLSVPVALVLNFCFVVFYLASRSWKFLLSLLILVISYPLLQRTFKYSQNVSSNSKANFSVLSYNVMYLDHGSYKSKKNRKNAISLSNSADSINADIKCFQELYSDARIRDFDMIKRLKVKNRHTAFMQKKIFDKNYKGSVGLAIFSKYPIIATEEILWLPNNNGVLRADIVIRKDTIRVFNVQLKSMGIRVKKVIDASESERAKQTKNVLLLLKKGFEDRSSQVNKIEELVSKSPYPVILCGDFNELPYGYAYGRMRKQLSNSFESAGRGFGFTYNRILSFLRIDNQFYSEKDIKVNSFYTFKEIPWSDHFPIKGEYEFIQ
- a CDS encoding NAD+ synthase (glutamine-hydrolysing), whose protein sequence is MRIVKVASGALNQTPLDWKNNKANILQCIEDARAKGVSILCLPELCITSYGCEDSFYSPYVCELALEILQEIKNHTKDMVVCIGLPLSFQNKIYNTACIIADRNILGFTCKQHLPNYGVFYEDRWFHRWPAGIQNETIIEGFKCPIGDITYQIGDIHLGVEICEDAWVPNRPAIRQFDKGVDIILNPSASPFEFHKFQTREKIVEDSSRSYCCTYVYTNLLGNESGRLIFDGDAMIASGGNLLASSHRFSYKSFTLTTATVDLDIATIAQAKIKSPIDGKSIVKFDFNFPEGLKPDYSVAELEPFEIGGFLKEEEFARAISLALFDYLRKSYSQGFTISLSGGADSSACTALVGLMIKLAEESIGLDGFKEKLGHIKKIQNLKSKEEIGHQIIHTMYQSTKNSGDATNTAAKKLAESIGATFYDVSINGIVEQYTSLIESQIDKKLTWEENDIALQNIQARVRAPGIWLLTNLTGHLLLATSNRSEVAVGYCTMDGDTAGSISPIAGIDKHWLRSWLIWLEKTGCNVSGKHIKIEGLQYVNKLSPTAELRPQDQNQTDEKDLMPYEILNEIELTAIKQKKSPVETFKYMLVKFDQRYSREDIYSWVKRFFKLWSRNQWKRERYAPSFHVDGHNLDPRSYCRFPILSGSFELELDELDEFVKNGNRKKSKKIGF
- a CDS encoding TonB-linked outer membrane protein, SusC/RagA family yields the protein MLNKISFFVAFLCSLAAYSQREITGNVKSTEDDYGLPGATVQVKGTSQGTQTDGSGNYKIQASQKDVLVFSFIGMLPQEIAVNNQSVINVVLEQNAEQLDEIVVLSALGLERKKDEDLSSSTIIDTKAMKRSGESGVIQALSGKTSGLTIVRNSGDPGAGAFIQIRGQNTIYGESSPLIILDGVPISNSSLGGGIDGVVQQSRLNDINPEDIANITVLKGAAAAAVWGTGAANGVIIIQTKRGTGDKKFSVEYTNMTSWDVVNREFEKQDKFGQGSPLLWDTGRARDAYVYQWNPTIRESWGDRIADRVGGEDEVREGNKRFVSETGEVYYPILTKRSTETFGQQNRDQVFQTGFTWNKAVNLSFNHASGSTFFSLANWDQQGILKANSNYNRTTARLNNESQLLPNLKLKMNTTFSNIKSDRIQQGSNLNGFYLGYLRTPADFNNTDYIGTYYDNNGVATQNSHRSFIGNQNDLGYLGEGAPFYSNPGWTINQQENPNELQRFIFNPEVNWNIAKGITFTGRYGYDYYNETRESWFPVNSAGDVFQGSFGRSTITERNSSINGFLSGTHLINTDLNLSWIGGIQLIDVFFESQGGSSINFTNPFVGDLRTFGNADAANETPSLTRFRNRKAGSYAVLNGEFKKQFFLELTGRYELPSTVESPVFYPSASLGWVFSDYLKNDIFTFGKLRFSYGEVGIEPNNYVNQTVYGAFDRGSSWGETLSAGVYGNPFGRSPSSGNPNLTPERVREFEIGGDLRFFKDKLTIAATYYDRVTNDALLPIDLPPSSGFSSFWNNAGTITNKGLELDLGYRITKFKGVDWRIDANFSRNKNIVTRLEGVTSVFLDGFAGASSRVVEGEPFAAIWGGKWLRDSGGFYVLDANGFPEVDPEEGVLGDPNPAWRGGIGSNLAWEGLTFSFQFETMQGNDIWAGTEGILKYFGVHPETANEFITDKEMRTVDGRVVSAGTLVRGNIGNFGGNDVILDSEWYTGNGGGFGPVAEQFVVDGSWTKLREVSLGYQLPLNLVQKAKLSNASVTLTGRNLFIWSPLKYVDPEVNLTGASKGRGLEYFTNPGTGSYVVSLKLGI